Proteins encoded within one genomic window of Bradyrhizobium sp. 186:
- a CDS encoding GMC family oxidoreductase produces the protein MASDYSADVVIVGTGVVGCLIAQQALDAGLSVLMLEAGPRVDRWRIVENYRNLPPSLRLFHWNAPYPPKPWAPHLETRTAKEQEQYLQLEGPNARAYLQGYVRYAGGATWHWAGICWRVTPEDMRLKSLYGVGRDWPFSHEIIEPYYTRAEYAIGVSGPSDPAHQWPANGKRSKPYPMGPIPFGPGEHRFTEAAARIGMINLPAPQARNSGVSYDGRPACCGNNNCFPVCPIAAKYDAATALPKIEAKGGRILANAVVYRIETGEKNAIDAVHFFDPDKRSHKVTARLFAIACNGIETPKLLLLSKDERNPNGVANSSDQVGRNMMDQPKLTAELELREPLWTGVGPVQSSSILNTTQGEFRSRYAGAMFRMENFARSPLGAAAALKKGLVGKALDAEIRRLSACTARLTVEHEILPSANNRLTLSSQKDWLGINKPNIYYDVGDYVRQSAGEYTVPRLQQLAAELGATKFQLSPEFLNSDHIMGGCVMGTEPATAVVDADCRAHDHPNLFLPGGGAMPSATASNSTLTMAALALKAADAITDQLRHG, from the coding sequence ATGGCCAGCGATTACAGTGCAGACGTCGTCATCGTGGGAACCGGCGTGGTCGGTTGCCTGATCGCGCAACAGGCTCTGGACGCCGGCTTGTCCGTGCTGATGCTCGAAGCCGGTCCTCGCGTCGATCGTTGGCGGATCGTCGAGAATTACCGGAACCTGCCGCCGAGCCTGCGGCTGTTTCACTGGAATGCGCCCTATCCGCCGAAACCGTGGGCGCCGCACCTCGAAACGCGCACGGCCAAAGAGCAGGAGCAATATCTTCAACTGGAAGGGCCGAATGCCCGCGCTTATCTCCAGGGCTATGTCCGCTATGCAGGTGGCGCAACGTGGCATTGGGCCGGAATCTGCTGGCGCGTGACGCCCGAGGACATGCGCCTGAAGAGCCTTTATGGGGTCGGCCGGGACTGGCCATTCAGCCACGAAATTATCGAGCCCTATTACACCCGCGCGGAATACGCGATCGGCGTAAGCGGTCCATCCGACCCGGCGCATCAATGGCCGGCGAATGGAAAACGCTCAAAACCCTACCCCATGGGACCAATTCCCTTCGGTCCCGGTGAGCATCGTTTCACGGAGGCCGCCGCGAGAATCGGGATGATCAACTTGCCAGCGCCTCAGGCACGCAATAGCGGCGTGTCCTACGACGGCCGGCCGGCGTGCTGCGGCAACAACAACTGTTTTCCCGTCTGCCCGATCGCCGCCAAATACGATGCGGCGACGGCCTTGCCGAAGATCGAGGCCAAGGGCGGCAGGATTCTCGCCAACGCGGTCGTCTATCGAATCGAGACGGGCGAGAAGAATGCGATCGACGCGGTTCACTTCTTCGATCCGGACAAGCGCTCGCACAAGGTCACTGCCAGACTCTTCGCGATTGCCTGCAACGGCATCGAAACGCCAAAGCTGCTGTTGCTGTCCAAGGACGAGCGCAATCCCAACGGCGTGGCGAACAGCTCCGATCAGGTTGGGCGCAACATGATGGACCAGCCCAAGCTCACCGCGGAGCTGGAGCTCAGAGAACCGCTATGGACAGGCGTCGGGCCGGTTCAGAGCAGCAGCATACTCAATACCACCCAGGGTGAATTCCGCAGCCGCTATGCCGGAGCGATGTTCCGTATGGAAAATTTCGCCCGCAGCCCGCTCGGCGCAGCCGCCGCGTTGAAAAAAGGCCTGGTCGGCAAGGCCCTGGATGCCGAGATCCGGCGGCTCTCCGCTTGCACGGCGAGATTGACCGTGGAGCACGAGATCCTGCCTTCAGCGAATAACCGATTGACGCTGTCCAGCCAGAAAGACTGGCTCGGCATCAACAAGCCCAACATCTATTACGACGTCGGCGACTATGTGCGTCAAAGCGCCGGAGAATACACCGTGCCGCGACTACAGCAGTTGGCAGCCGAACTCGGCGCCACCAAATTCCAGCTGTCCCCCGAGTTTCTCAACAGCGACCACATCATGGGCGGCTGCGTCATGGGGACCGAACCGGCGACGGCGGTGGTGGATGCCGACTGTCGCGCGCACGATCACCCCAATTTGTTCTTGCCTGGCGGCGGTGCGATGC
- a CDS encoding sorbitol dehydrogenase family protein: MPDQYRDDCPTAFNLARRDVLLGGLLIGGFAALPTLAAIAAPTSWSDQSAARFMEISSLLVPHRLKDEIGKRMGAAMGTLNPSLSEQIDGLLSIARQKNAGVVEDFFADVPEGPLKETALAIISAWYLGVVTDAPDAEVFAYEYALMYQPTRDVMTIPSYAISGPNRWTAEAPPLSSMPEF; the protein is encoded by the coding sequence ATGCCTGACCAATACCGCGACGACTGTCCTACGGCATTCAATCTCGCTCGCCGCGACGTGTTGCTAGGCGGGCTCTTGATCGGTGGGTTTGCCGCATTGCCAACGCTGGCCGCTATTGCGGCTCCGACTTCGTGGTCGGATCAATCCGCGGCGCGATTCATGGAAATTTCGTCTCTGCTGGTCCCCCATCGCCTCAAAGACGAGATCGGGAAGCGCATGGGTGCGGCGATGGGCACGTTGAATCCGTCGCTGTCGGAGCAAATTGACGGGCTGCTTTCCATCGCACGACAAAAGAACGCGGGGGTCGTCGAGGATTTCTTCGCCGACGTGCCGGAAGGCCCGCTCAAAGAGACTGCGCTTGCGATCATTTCCGCCTGGTATCTCGGCGTCGTAACCGACGCGCCCGATGCCGAGGTGTTCGCCTACGAGTATGCGCTGATGTACCAGCCGACTAGGGACGTCATGACCATTCCCTCCTACGCGATCTCCGGGCCGAACCGTTGGACCGCCGAGGCGCCCCCGCTGAGCAGCATGCCTGAATTTTGA
- a CDS encoding alpha/beta hydrolase: MSDNINRERRRFFGSAAMTLAAAQLSLSATAAAETAKPVRSASAIKPRTNTSFASLKQIDAGLLNVGYAEVGPADGSPVILLHGWPYDIYSFVDVAPLLAAVGHRVIVPYLRGYGTTRFLSDATMRNGQPSAIAADVVALMDALKINKATIAGFDWGARTTNIMAALWPERVKAMVSVSGYLIGSQQAGRMPLPPKAELQWWYQFYFATERGRDGYDKYRRDFSKLIWQLASPQWHFDDTTFERSARAFDNPDHVAIVIHNYRWRLGLAEGEAKYDDEERRLAQAPVITVPAITMEGDANGAPHPEPSAYAKKFSGRYSHRTIKGGVGHNLPQEAPVAFAESIIAVAADA; the protein is encoded by the coding sequence ATGTCCGACAATATCAACCGTGAACGACGCCGCTTCTTCGGCAGCGCGGCCATGACACTTGCAGCAGCCCAGCTTTCGCTGAGCGCAACGGCCGCGGCGGAGACGGCGAAGCCGGTGAGATCTGCGAGCGCCATCAAGCCGAGAACCAATACGTCGTTCGCGTCCCTGAAGCAGATCGATGCCGGATTGCTCAACGTCGGCTACGCCGAGGTGGGTCCCGCGGACGGTTCGCCCGTGATCCTGCTCCACGGCTGGCCCTACGATATCTACAGTTTCGTCGATGTCGCGCCGCTGCTCGCCGCGGTCGGCCATCGCGTGATCGTGCCTTACTTGCGCGGTTACGGCACCACACGCTTCCTGTCCGACGCGACGATGCGGAACGGGCAACCATCGGCAATCGCGGCTGACGTCGTCGCGCTGATGGACGCGCTCAAGATCAACAAGGCCACGATCGCCGGCTTCGACTGGGGCGCGCGGACCACCAACATCATGGCTGCGCTTTGGCCGGAGCGCGTCAAGGCGATGGTCTCGGTGAGCGGCTATCTGATCGGCAGCCAGCAGGCCGGCAGGATGCCGCTGCCGCCAAAGGCAGAGCTTCAATGGTGGTATCAGTTCTACTTCGCGACCGAACGCGGCCGTGACGGCTACGACAAATATCGTCGGGATTTCTCGAAGCTGATCTGGCAGCTCGCTTCGCCGCAATGGCACTTCGACGACACCACATTTGAGCGCAGCGCCAGGGCTTTCGACAATCCGGACCATGTCGCGATCGTGATCCACAATTACCGCTGGCGGCTCGGACTCGCCGAGGGCGAAGCGAAATACGACGATGAAGAGAGGCGGCTGGCGCAGGCTCCCGTGATCACCGTGCCCGCCATCACGATGGAGGGTGACGCCAACGGCGCGCCGCATCCGGAGCCGTCAGCCTACGCCAAAAAGTTCTCCGGCCGATATTCGCACCGGACCATCAAAGGCGGTGTCGGACACAATTTGCCGCAGGAAGCGCCGGTCGCGTTTGCGGAATCGATTATCGCCGTGGCTGCGGACGCCTGA
- a CDS encoding type 1 glutamine amidotransferase domain-containing protein: protein MKVLMVITSHDQLGNTGRKTGFWLEELAAPYFVFKDSGAEITLASPKGGRPPLDPKSNEPEFRTDLTLRFEKDAVAEAQLDKTVRLNSVRQEDFDTVFYPGGHGAMWDLAEDKDSVKLIESFLAAGKTIAVVCHSTGALRHVKTPEGKPLVQGREVTGFTNGEEEDVGLTKVVPFLVEDEMLKLGAVFSKTANWGIHVVSDGLLITGQNPHSSGPAAQTLLAALKQKGKSAA, encoded by the coding sequence ATGAAGGTATTGATGGTCATCACCTCGCACGACCAGTTGGGCAACACCGGCCGCAAGACCGGCTTCTGGCTCGAAGAACTCGCCGCCCCCTATTTCGTCTTCAAGGATTCCGGGGCCGAGATCACGCTCGCATCCCCCAAGGGCGGCCGCCCGCCGCTCGACCCCAAGAGCAACGAGCCCGAGTTCCGTACCGACCTCACGCTGCGCTTCGAGAAAGACGCGGTCGCCGAGGCCCAGCTCGACAAGACCGTTCGCCTCAACAGCGTCCGGCAGGAAGATTTCGACACTGTCTTCTACCCCGGCGGTCACGGCGCGATGTGGGACCTCGCGGAAGACAAGGACTCGGTCAAGCTGATCGAGTCGTTTCTCGCCGCCGGCAAGACAATCGCCGTCGTGTGCCATTCGACCGGTGCGCTGCGTCATGTCAAGACACCCGAGGGCAAGCCACTGGTGCAAGGCAGGGAGGTGACCGGCTTTACCAACGGTGAGGAAGAGGATGTCGGCCTCACCAAGGTGGTGCCCTTCCTTGTCGAAGACGAGATGCTGAAGCTCGGCGCCGTCTTCTCGAAAACAGCAAACTGGGGAATCCACGTCGTCAGCGACGGCCTGCTGATCACGGGGCAAAATCCCCATTCGTCGGGCCCGGCCGCGCAGACGCTGCTCGCCGCCCTGAAGCAAAAGGGCAAGTCGGCGGCGTAG
- a CDS encoding winged helix-turn-helix domain-containing protein, which produces MPDTNDQDSAICFGAFRLFPKSRLLEKDGAPLHLGGRALDILIFLAERAGEVVDKRELMKRVWAEVNVDEGSLRFHIATLRKVLGDAGDASRYVVNVPGRGYCFTAPLLRAATSESRANLPVSSPRSLPSPLAKMIGRDDAVEKISAELALHRFVTIVGPGGIGKTSVALAVAHGELPAFDGQVCFVDFGALTEPRLVPGTIAAALGLTVNSEDPIPSLLTFLRSRRMLLVFDSCEHILDELAPLAERIVREAPGLHVLATSRESFRTEGERVHRLFPLDCPPERDGLSLADILAYPASQLFVERIAESLSEFELSEDDAPLVADICRRLDGIALAIELAAGRVNAYGIAGTASLLDSRFSLLWRGRRTAIPRHQTLSAALAWSYDLLPAAESATLRGLSVFVGPFTLEAALAVASCQGISEPEAVEAISNLLSKSLIATSPAERRLRYRLLDTTGAFVADKLVENGEAARVARAHAEYYRDFLRDIALKSMGMQSAGGFLPYADHLPNVRAALTWSFSEGGDRAVGVDLSASAAQFFLELTLLTECYRWTQQALASLDTASVDSRQEMTLQAALGVSVMFTQGNTDAVRSAFTRSLQLSRELENLHWQLWLLRGLHIYLTRVGDFHGALGTGEQGEGVARKLNDPASMLNVEWMLGVAHHLIGNQDKAVQFCESAMVHTPGSQRLNIGHLGYDDRIVALVALARGLWLTGRPDRAIEAARYTVREAEQLEQPLTLGIALIWTIYVFLWVGDWANAEIMIERLINHAERHFLGPYHAVGIGQKGELLLRRGDVAGGIEHLRRSQATLYATRHRIMTTVFATALAEGLASQNEPDEALRTIDEVIAQIGDHGESFDMPEMLRVKGDILAGAGNAAEAEGYLQKSLVLSRRQCALGWELRGAVSLARVWHQAGKAGDARALLAPLVAQYQEGISTRDLVAAKGLLGSLN; this is translated from the coding sequence GTGCCAGACACTAACGATCAGGACTCGGCCATTTGCTTTGGGGCCTTTCGGCTGTTTCCAAAGTCGCGGCTGTTGGAGAAGGATGGCGCTCCGCTTCACCTCGGCGGTCGCGCGCTCGACATCCTGATCTTTCTCGCCGAACGGGCCGGCGAGGTCGTGGACAAGCGGGAGTTGATGAAGCGCGTCTGGGCCGAGGTGAATGTTGACGAAGGCAGCCTGCGCTTCCACATCGCGACGCTGCGCAAGGTCCTGGGCGATGCCGGCGATGCCTCGCGCTACGTCGTCAATGTACCCGGACGGGGCTATTGTTTCACGGCACCGCTGCTCCGGGCTGCAACTTCGGAGAGCCGCGCGAACCTGCCGGTCTCCTCGCCTCGCTCGCTACCCTCACCGCTTGCGAAGATGATCGGGCGAGACGATGCCGTCGAGAAGATTTCCGCCGAACTTGCCCTGCATCGCTTCGTCACCATTGTCGGCCCCGGAGGGATCGGCAAGACCTCGGTCGCGCTCGCCGTCGCGCACGGCGAGCTTCCGGCCTTCGACGGTCAGGTGTGCTTCGTCGATTTTGGCGCGCTGACGGAGCCCAGGCTCGTTCCCGGCACGATCGCTGCAGCGCTTGGCTTGACCGTCAATTCCGAGGACCCGATACCAAGCCTGCTGACGTTCCTTCGCAGCCGGCGGATGCTGCTGGTCTTCGACAGTTGCGAGCACATCCTCGATGAGCTCGCGCCCCTGGCCGAGCGCATCGTGCGGGAGGCGCCCGGGCTGCATGTGCTCGCCACCAGCCGCGAGTCCTTTCGCACCGAGGGTGAGCGCGTCCATCGGCTGTTTCCGCTGGATTGCCCGCCCGAGCGCGACGGACTCAGCTTGGCTGACATCCTCGCCTATCCCGCAAGCCAGCTCTTCGTCGAACGCATTGCCGAGAGTCTGAGCGAATTCGAACTGAGCGAGGACGACGCGCCGCTCGTTGCCGATATCTGCCGACGACTGGACGGAATTGCGCTTGCGATCGAGCTCGCGGCCGGACGGGTGAACGCTTATGGAATTGCCGGCACCGCCTCGCTGCTCGACAGCCGCTTCTCGCTGCTATGGCGGGGGCGGCGGACCGCGATCCCGCGGCACCAGACCCTGAGCGCGGCGCTTGCCTGGAGCTACGACCTGCTGCCGGCAGCCGAAAGCGCGACGCTGCGCGGATTGTCGGTGTTCGTCGGGCCGTTCACGCTGGAGGCCGCTCTTGCCGTCGCATCCTGCCAGGGCATCAGCGAGCCCGAGGCGGTCGAAGCGATCTCGAACCTGCTCTCCAAATCCCTGATCGCGACCTCGCCTGCGGAACGGCGGCTGCGATATCGCCTGCTCGATACGACCGGCGCCTTCGTGGCGGACAAGCTTGTCGAGAACGGAGAAGCGGCCCGCGTCGCGCGCGCCCACGCCGAATATTACCGCGACTTCCTGCGCGACATCGCGCTGAAATCCATGGGCATGCAGAGCGCGGGCGGCTTCCTTCCCTACGCCGACCACCTGCCCAATGTCCGCGCCGCGCTGACCTGGAGTTTTTCGGAAGGCGGCGACCGCGCAGTCGGCGTGGATCTGTCGGCGTCGGCGGCTCAGTTCTTCCTCGAGCTGACCTTGCTGACGGAGTGCTACCGTTGGACCCAGCAGGCGCTGGCATCTCTCGATACGGCCTCGGTTGACAGCCGCCAAGAGATGACGTTGCAGGCCGCGCTCGGCGTCTCCGTGATGTTCACGCAGGGAAACACTGACGCGGTCCGCTCGGCGTTCACGCGAAGCCTTCAGCTTTCCCGGGAGCTCGAGAACCTGCACTGGCAGCTATGGTTGCTGCGCGGATTGCACATCTACCTGACCAGGGTCGGAGATTTTCACGGCGCGCTCGGAACCGGCGAGCAGGGCGAAGGCGTTGCGCGGAAGCTGAACGACCCCGCCAGCATGCTGAACGTGGAATGGATGCTGGGCGTGGCGCATCACCTGATCGGCAACCAGGACAAGGCCGTGCAGTTCTGCGAGAGCGCGATGGTGCACACTCCCGGCTCGCAGCGGCTGAATATCGGGCATCTCGGTTATGACGACCGTATCGTTGCATTGGTGGCGCTGGCGCGCGGGCTCTGGCTCACCGGCCGGCCCGATCGTGCGATCGAGGCGGCCAGATACACCGTTCGCGAGGCCGAGCAACTCGAGCAGCCGCTCACGCTCGGCATTGCCCTGATCTGGACGATCTACGTCTTTCTGTGGGTCGGCGACTGGGCCAATGCCGAAATCATGATCGAGCGGCTGATCAATCATGCAGAGCGGCACTTCCTCGGTCCCTATCACGCGGTCGGCATCGGCCAGAAGGGCGAGCTTCTGCTGCGCCGCGGCGACGTCGCCGGCGGCATCGAGCATCTTCGCCGCAGCCAGGCGACGCTGTACGCGACGCGGCACAGGATCATGACGACGGTGTTTGCGACCGCGCTCGCGGAGGGTCTCGCGTCCCAGAACGAGCCCGACGAGGCCCTGCGCACCATCGACGAAGTCATCGCCCAGATCGGCGACCACGGCGAATCCTTCGACATGCCGGAGATGCTCCGGGTCAAGGGGGATATCCTCGCGGGGGCAGGCAATGCCGCGGAGGCCGAGGGCTATCTTCAGAAATCGCTTGTCCTGTCGCGCCGGCAGTGTGCGCTCGGCTGGGAATTGCGCGGAGCCGTCAGCCTTGCCCGCGTCTGGCATCAGGCCGGGAAGGCCGGCGACGCACGCGCCCTGCTCGCGCCGCTCGTGGCGCAATATCAGGAAGGCATCTCGACCCGTGATCTGGTCGCCGCCAAGGGACTCCTGGGCTCTCTGAATTGA
- a CDS encoding sensor histidine kinase, with protein sequence MPAIGSRPNDNVTRSQYVANLDDQSRDWELVLRESHHRMKNTLTLLGASVRRDFTRAGTRDVSVAVDRFERRIVAFGRLYQLLSDNDDLLTVSVEAFFGSLCEALSGAVLEPAGIRCEAAIESGALSASQCHRLALMLTELVTNAAKHAFPNKNDALIRIDVANRDGAWSCTVADNGIGATGPLQGTGSRILEGLARSIRARMHGEAGQGGTRVTIVMPAAA encoded by the coding sequence ATGCCCGCTATCGGCTCTCGGCCGAACGACAACGTCACTCGATCTCAATACGTCGCCAATCTTGACGATCAGTCGCGTGATTGGGAACTCGTGCTGCGGGAGTCCCACCATCGGATGAAGAATACGCTGACACTGCTGGGTGCGTCAGTCCGCCGCGATTTCACACGCGCCGGTACCAGGGATGTGTCGGTCGCAGTGGACCGGTTCGAGCGGCGTATCGTCGCGTTCGGCAGGCTCTATCAACTTCTGTCTGACAACGACGACCTGTTGACAGTCTCCGTCGAGGCCTTCTTCGGAAGCCTGTGCGAAGCGCTTTCGGGAGCCGTGCTGGAGCCGGCGGGCATCCGCTGCGAGGCCGCGATCGAAAGCGGAGCGCTGTCGGCATCGCAATGTCATCGGCTCGCGCTGATGCTGACGGAACTGGTCACGAACGCGGCAAAGCATGCGTTTCCGAACAAGAATGATGCACTGATCCGTATCGACGTGGCCAATCGCGACGGCGCATGGTCTTGCACGGTGGCCGACAACGGGATCGGCGCGACCGGTCCGCTTCAGGGCACCGGCAGCCGGATCCTCGAAGGGCTCGCACGCAGCATCCGCGCCCGGATGCACGGCGAGGCGGGGCAGGGCGGGACACGGGTGACCATCGTGATGCCGGCCGCTGCTTGA
- a CDS encoding VOC family protein has translation MTVVGTDREIDAKPSKVRGVDLKLEIVVIPVSDVDRAKAFYARLGWRLDADFASGDVWRVIQFTPPGSACSVIFGKNVTAAAPGSARGLYLIVSDLEAARKDILGRGIEVSEPFHGGGDVHAGPDEPYLFGSVRVNGADPTRGSYSSFASFSDPDGNGWLFQEVTARLPGRIAASDTTFTSQSELAGALRRAAVAHGQHEKRTGSHDENWADWYADYIVREQAGQPLPS, from the coding sequence ATGACAGTCGTCGGAACAGATCGCGAAATCGATGCCAAGCCATCGAAGGTTCGTGGGGTTGATTTGAAGCTCGAGATCGTCGTCATTCCCGTGTCGGATGTCGATCGTGCCAAGGCGTTCTACGCCCGCCTTGGCTGGAGGCTGGACGCCGATTTTGCCTCGGGCGACGTTTGGCGCGTGATCCAGTTCACGCCGCCCGGCTCGGCCTGTTCTGTGATCTTCGGCAAGAACGTCACGGCCGCAGCGCCCGGCTCGGCGCGAGGATTGTATCTGATCGTCTCCGATCTGGAGGCGGCACGGAAGGATATTCTCGGCCGCGGCATCGAGGTGAGCGAACCATTCCACGGTGGCGGCGATGTTCACGCCGGGCCGGACGAGCCCTATCTGTTCGGTAGCGTTCGGGTCAACGGCGCTGACCCGACGCGCGGCAGCTATAGCTCGTTTGCATCGTTTAGCGATCCCGACGGCAACGGCTGGCTGTTCCAGGAGGTTACCGCACGACTGCCCGGGCGTATCGCTGCGAGCGATACGACGTTCACCTCGCAGAGCGAACTGGCAGGGGCGCTGCGTCGCGCGGCGGTGGCGCATGGCCAACACGAGAAGCGCACTGGCTCGCATGACGAGAACTGGGCGGATTGGTACGCCGACTACATCGTACGCGAGCAAGCCGGTCAGCCGTTGCCATCGTGA